CTCAAAAAGGGCGTGTCGCTGCACTCATCGAAGGGTGACCTTCTCACCTTCACCGCCGAGCTGTCGGCGCTTATCGGCGCGGGCCTTCCCCTCGATCGGAGTCTCAACATCCTGGCCGGGGTCTCCGAAGGCAGACAGATGCAGGAGGTGGTCAATTCCGTTCTGAGACTCATACGCGAAGGGAGTTCCTTTTCCGATGCCCTGAAAAAGCATCCCAGGGTCTTTCCCAGGCTTTACGTGAATATGGTCCGGGCCGGTGAAACGGGTGGTGTTCTGGAGATCGTCCTCGAAAAGCTGGGCGAGTTTCTCGAAACAGCGAAAGAACTGAAAGACAGTGTCTACTCGGCCA
The genomic region above belongs to Syntrophorhabdus sp. and contains:
- a CDS encoding type II secretion system protein GspF, with protein sequence MGVYSYKATTLEGAIIEGTVEAPDENLALERIKDSGAIPLKVSSPGKGVLKKGVSLHSSKGDLLTFTAELSALIGAGLPLDRSLNILAGVSEGRQMQEVVNSVLRLIREGSSFSDALKKHPRVFPRLYVNMVRAGETGGVLEIVLEKLGEFLETAKELKDSVYSA